The Pseudoxanthomonas sp. genome segment CTCCAGCACCGCCATGCGGATGGCGACGCCGTTGCTGACCTGGCGCAGCACCAGCGACTGCGGGCCGTCGGCGACTTCATCGGTGATCTCGACGCCGCGGTTGATCGGACCGGGATGCAGCACCACCGCATCCCTGGCCGCGCGCGTCAGCCGCGCCGTGGTCAGGCCATAGTCGCGGTGGTAGTCCTCCAGCGACGACACCAGGCCTTCTTCCATGCGCTCGCGCTGCAGGCGCAGCATCATCACCACGTCCACGCCCTGCAGCATGGCGTCGAAATCCTGCCCCTGCACGCATCCGGCCAGCGTGCCGTCGTCCGGCAGCAGCGACTGCGGACCGCACACGCGGATCTCGCCGGCGCCCAGCGTGCGCAACGCGTGCAGGTCCGAGCGCGCCACGCGCGAATGCTTCACGTCGCCCACCATCAGGATCTTCAGGCGCGAGAAGTCCGCGCCCTTGGCCTGGCGGATCGTCAGCACGTCCAGCAGGCCCTGGGTGGGGTGGGCGCTGCGGCCATCGCCGGCATTGACCAGCGCCGTGCCCTCGCCCGCCTCGGCGGCCAGCGCGGCGACCGCGCCGTCGTCCGCATGGCGGACGATGAAGCCGCGCACACCCATCGCTTCCAGGTTGCGCAGCGTGTCGCGCGCGGTTTCGCCCTTGCGGGTGGAGGAGGTGGACGCATCGAAGTTCAGCACGTCCGCACCGAGGCGCTGCGCGGCGATGTGGAACGAACTGCGCGTGCGCGTGGAAGGCTCGAAGAACAGCGTGCAGACGGTAGTGCCGTCGAGCACCTGCCGGCGCGGGGTGCGGCCGAGCGCGGCATCGCGGATCTGGCCCGCGCGGTCCATCAGCCGGCACAGGGTATCGCGCGGCAGGCCGTCGAGGGTGAGCAGGTGGCGCAGGCGTCCGTCGGAATCGAGTTGTGGGGTCATGGAGTGCGGTCGGGAAGGGTCAGGTCAGCAGGGTCGCGTCATGCGGCGCGGCCAGCCAGCGTTCGATGATGACGGCCGCGGCGACGGCGTCGAGCGCGGCGGCATCGCGCCGGCGCTTGCGGCCTTCTGCGCGGTCCAGCGCGAAGCGTTGCGACGCCTCGACGGAACTGGTGCGTTCGTCCACCAGCACCACCGGCAACTGGTAACGCGTGCGCAGCTCGCGGGCGAAGGCGTGGGCACGCTTGCGGATCGGCTGGTCGCCGCCGTCCAGCGTCATCGGGTCGCCGACCACCAGGCCGTCGGGCTTCCACTCCGCGTGCAACTTGTCGATCGCCTGCCAGTCCGGGCCATGGCCATGCACGTCGATCACCGCCAGCGCGCGTGCGCCGGTGCCGAACGCGCTGCCCACGGCCACGCCGATGCGGCGGGCGCCCACGTCGAATCCCAGTACGGTGCCGTCCAGCTTCATGCCCAGTGCCTCCGTTCGATGCGGTCTGCGCCACCCTGCGGCGGCACGCGGCGACACGACGTCGGCGGATGCCGGTTCATGCGTGGCCGCTGTAGTCCGTCAGGCGTGTCATGTCCACGCCGATCCGTTGGCCTGCGGTCTGCCAGCGCTGTTCCAGCGGCACGGCGAACAGCAGGTCGGCATCGGCGGGCACGGTCAGCCAGCTGTTCTCGCCCAGTTCGTATTCCAGCTGGCCTGCACCCCAGCCCGCGCAGCCCAGCGCCACGACGGCATGCGCCGGACCGTCGCCTTCGGCCATCGCTTCGAGGATGTCGCGCGAGGTGGTCAGGTACAGGCCGCTGGCGACTTCCAGCGTGGACTCCCATGCGCGCGCGCCGTCATGCAGCACGAAGCCACGCTCGGGATGCACCGGGCCACCGGCCAGCACGATCTGTTCGTCCAGCCGCGGATCGTGCGAGGCCAGGTTCATCTGGCGCAGCACCTCGCCCAGGGTGTACTCGGACGGACGATTGACGACCACGCCCATGGCGCCTTCGTCGTCGTGCTGGCAGATCAGGGTGACGGCGCGCGCGAAATGGGGATCCGACAGCGCCGGCAGGGCGATCAGCAGCTGGTTGGCCAGTGGCATGGCGGCATCTTGCATGGCCGCCATTCTAGCCCGCCCCTGCGTGCCCCGCGCCTGCGCGGACGGATCCTGTCCGCGACCGGCCCTAGAATCGCGGTTCCTCTCCAGGCGCACGCCCATGTCCGGCTATTGCGACATCGCCCCCGGCCACC includes the following:
- the ruvX gene encoding Holliday junction resolvase RuvX; its protein translation is MKLDGTVLGFDVGARRIGVAVGSAFGTGARALAVIDVHGHGPDWQAIDKLHAEWKPDGLVVGDPMTLDGGDQPIRKRAHAFARELRTRYQLPVVLVDERTSSVEASQRFALDRAEGRKRRRDAAALDAVAAAVIIERWLAAPHDATLLT
- a CDS encoding YqgE/AlgH family protein encodes the protein MQDAAMPLANQLLIALPALSDPHFARAVTLICQHDDEGAMGVVVNRPSEYTLGEVLRQMNLASHDPRLDEQIVLAGGPVHPERGFVLHDGARAWESTLEVASGLYLTTSRDILEAMAEGDGPAHAVVALGCAGWGAGQLEYELGENSWLTVPADADLLFAVPLEQRWQTAGQRIGVDMTRLTDYSGHA
- a CDS encoding aspartate carbamoyltransferase catalytic subunit, with the translated sequence MTPQLDSDGRLRHLLTLDGLPRDTLCRLMDRAGQIRDAALGRTPRRQVLDGTTVCTLFFEPSTRTRSSFHIAAQRLGADVLNFDASTSSTRKGETARDTLRNLEAMGVRGFIVRHADDGAVAALAAEAGEGTALVNAGDGRSAHPTQGLLDVLTIRQAKGADFSRLKILMVGDVKHSRVARSDLHALRTLGAGEIRVCGPQSLLPDDGTLAGCVQGQDFDAMLQGVDVVMMLRLQRERMEEGLVSSLEDYHRDYGLTTARLTRAARDAVVLHPGPINRGVEITDEVADGPQSLVLRQVSNGVAIRMAVLEMLLG